Proteins from a single region of Candidatus Bathyarchaeota archaeon:
- a CDS encoding winged helix-turn-helix domain-containing protein, with protein MKEAKYESMNSGIASLHKILKDETRRQIVLLLNEKGVLTYTELRETLGFLTTGLLNYHLKVLDDLLSKNDMGHYVLSDKGKLAARLLMEFPDAKISGKPKWWKTFWIQTVIVIPIMVAISLALFFSGIISLDRLYQMLISLIFVIGFAYMLQHILRDVLSKERKLLIAKIGYTAGGISLGLWIAYFGVGLSLAGISALLGNRFSIGNPLYHFFWSIWYQVFGVLIAPIIGAILMYRFGKKRRFKTYNYDPDS; from the coding sequence TTGAAAGAAGCCAAATATGAGAGCATGAATTCAGGAATTGCTTCGCTCCATAAGATTCTAAAGGATGAAACCCGAAGACAAATCGTGCTTTTGCTCAACGAGAAAGGTGTCCTGACCTATACTGAACTTAGAGAAACGCTAGGTTTCCTTACAACGGGGCTCCTAAATTACCATCTAAAGGTTCTTGATGATCTCCTATCAAAGAACGACATGGGACATTATGTGCTTTCCGATAAAGGCAAACTTGCAGCAAGACTACTCATGGAATTCCCAGACGCCAAAATATCGGGGAAACCGAAGTGGTGGAAGACGTTCTGGATTCAAACAGTAATCGTAATACCAATCATGGTGGCAATTTCACTTGCCCTATTCTTTTCAGGCATAATAAGTCTTGACCGCCTATATCAAATGCTAATATCACTTATTTTCGTAATTGGTTTTGCTTATATGTTGCAGCACATCTTAAGAGATGTCCTGTCCAAGGAAAGAAAACTGCTCATAGCAAAGATAGGTTATACTGCTGGAGGCATATCTTTGGGGTTGTGGATTGCTTATTTCGGAGTTGGATTGAGTTTAGCGGGCATATCCGCACTTTTAGGTAACCGTTTTAGTATAGGGAACCCGCTCTATCACTTCTTTTGGAGTATCTGGTACCAAGTTTTCGGAGTGCTAATAGCGCCGATAATAGGCGCCATACTCATGTACAGGTTCGGCAAGAAGAGGCGATTCAAGACCTACAATTATGATCCTGACTCTTGA
- a CDS encoding type II toxin-antitoxin system VapC family toxin has protein sequence MLDSNIIAKLVLNEPDSKQARASIKSYAKKGYSLYTVDTAFAECLNVIWKHATLLGDLSSEDAKSATEYLAKVFNGINIAATQDLAEETIKIAQTKKTPVYDALYIALAQKTKGTLYTADQKLCALAKTTINTKLLQP, from the coding sequence ATCCTAGACTCCAACATAATCGCTAAACTAGTTCTAAACGAGCCAGATTCGAAACAAGCCAGAGCCAGCATCAAGAGTTATGCGAAAAAAGGTTACAGTCTCTACACTGTGGACACGGCGTTTGCTGAATGTTTAAACGTCATTTGGAAGCATGCGACTTTGCTTGGAGACCTGTCTTCTGAAGATGCTAAATCAGCCACCGAGTACCTCGCAAAAGTGTTTAATGGAATCAACATCGCCGCAACACAGGATTTAGCAGAAGAAACAATCAAAATAGCCCAAACCAAAAAAACACCCGTCTACGACGCACTCTACATAGCGCTAGCACAAAAAACAAAAGGCACACTCTACACCGCCGACCAAAAACTCTGCGCACTAGCAAAAACAACAATCAACACAAAACTCCTACAACCATAA